The window GCGCTCGGGCTGTACGCGAACCTTCGCCCGGTCAAGGTGTTCGAAGCGCTTGTGGACAGCTCGACCGTGAAGGCTGAGGTCATCCGCGGCGTCGACATCATGATCGTGCGGGAACTCACGGGCGGCATCTACTTCGGGGCGCGAGGGCGCGAGGGCGACATGGCCTTCGACACCGAGACCTATCATGGTTTCGAGGTCGAGAGAATCGTTCGCAAGGCGTGCGAGCTGGCGCGGGCGCGCAAGACGGCCAACGTGTGCTCCGTCGACAAGGCCAACGTGCTCGAGTCCTCGCGGCTGTGGCGCGAGGTCGCGCACAAGACCGTGGCCGACTACCCGGACATAGAGCTGTGGGATCTGCTCGTGGACAACTGCGCCATGCAGCTCGTGAAGAACCCCAGGCAGTTCGACGTCGTGGTCATGTCCAACATGTTCGGCGACATCCTGTCCGACGAGGCGTCGATGCTGTCGGGCTCGCTCGGTATGCTCGGTTCGGCCTCGCTCGGCGACGGTCCCGGCCTGTACGAGCCGAGCCACGGCAGTGCGCCGAAGTACACGGGCATGGACGTGGTGAACCCGACGGCCACGCTTCTCTCGGCGGCGCTCATGCTGCGCTACTCCTTCGGACTCG is drawn from Actinomycetota bacterium and contains these coding sequences:
- the leuB gene encoding 3-isopropylmalate dehydrogenase, whose product is MAQFKIAVLPGDGIGPEISDQAVKVLDAVGIRFGHAFNYTSALIGGAAIDATGGPLPDETLRICEASDAVLLGAIGGPKWDTTDPKGVRPEQGLLGIRKALGLYANLRPVKVFEALVDSSTVKAEVIRGVDIMIVRELTGGIYFGARGREGDMAFDTETYHGFEVERIVRKACELARARKTANVCSVDKANVLESSRLWREVAHKTVADYPDIELWDLLVDNCAMQLVKNPRQFDVVVMSNMFGDILSDEASMLSGSLGMLGSASLGDGPGLYEPSHGSAPKYTGMDVVNPTATLLSAALMLRYSFGLETEAAAIEGAIERVLADGFRTKDIMEEGAQLVGTSRMGDLIRERL